Proteins encoded by one window of Anaerobacillus sp. CMMVII:
- the fliR gene encoding flagellar biosynthetic protein FliR yields MLDLVQYVPAFLLILTRVSAFFITLPLFSHRTIPPIHKLGLAVFLSWLMFFTVDPGQIEIDGIYFLLILKEVIVGLTVGLIAMVIMYAIQVAGGFIDIKMGFMIANVIDPQTGAQSPLTGGYLYTFALLFLLAIDAHHLLLDGIYYSYQFIPLEQIYIPFSNENILIHFIKTFTTMFFIAFQMAMPIVGCLFLVDVALGMIARAVPQVNVFVIGFPIKIFVGFVILILVMPAFFMVTKHLVQQMILAMRTLMQLYGGM; encoded by the coding sequence ATGCTTGATTTAGTACAATACGTTCCTGCATTTTTACTGATTCTTACTAGGGTTTCTGCCTTTTTTATCACATTACCATTGTTCTCACATCGAACAATACCACCCATCCATAAATTGGGGCTAGCGGTCTTCCTATCATGGTTAATGTTTTTTACAGTCGACCCTGGTCAAATTGAAATTGATGGTATTTATTTTTTGCTCATTTTAAAAGAGGTTATCGTTGGGTTAACGGTAGGTTTAATAGCGATGGTGATCATGTATGCGATTCAAGTAGCTGGTGGATTTATTGATATAAAGATGGGGTTTATGATCGCAAATGTTATCGATCCACAAACTGGGGCACAAAGTCCATTAACCGGTGGCTATTTATATACGTTCGCTCTCCTATTCTTATTAGCCATAGATGCACATCATCTATTATTAGACGGTATCTATTATAGCTATCAATTCATTCCGCTTGAGCAAATTTACATTCCGTTTAGTAATGAAAATATTTTAATTCATTTTATTAAAACGTTTACGACCATGTTTTTTATAGCATTCCAAATGGCAATGCCCATTGTTGGTTGTTTATTTTTAGTTGATGTGGCATTAGGAATGATTGCTAGAGCTGTTCCACAAGTGAATGTTTTTGTCATTGGCTTTCCAATTAAAATATTTGTTGGTTTTGTTATTCTGATTTTGGTAATGCCAGCTTTTTTCATGGTGACGAAACACTTGGTACAACAAATGATTTTAGCGATGCGAACACTGATGCAGCTTTATGGGGGGATGTAG
- the flhA gene encoding flagellar biosynthesis protein FlhA, with protein sequence MSAKDLSVLLGVILIVVMLIIPLPPVLLDVLIIINISLALLIILVAMNTKEPLQFSIFPTLLLLVTLFRLGLNVSTTRSILGEGQAGNVIDTFGSFVVGGNALVGFVVFLILIIIQFVVITKGAERVSEVGARFTLDAMPGKQMSIDADLNAGMISDIEAKERRLKIEREADFYGSMDGASKFVKGDAIAGIVIVIINIIFGLIIGMMQQGLDIGAAASKYTLLTVGDGLVSQIPALLISTATGIVVTRAASEGNLGDDITNQLLAYPKMLYIAGGTILLLGIFTPINLGLTTPIGLFLIIGGYLLLKKEDQKLFEAEEAASVESENHEDMKSPESVINLLQVDPIEFEFGYGLIPLADANQGGDLLDRVVMIRRQLALELGLIVPVIRIRDNIQLQPNEYSIKIKGNEITRGELLLDHFMAMSPGIDDESIVGIETIEPAFGMAAIWISEDVKEQAELSGYTVVDPPSVVSTHLTEVIKRHAHELLGRQETKQLIDHLKESYPTLVEDVTPNPLSIGEVQKVLANLLKEKVSIRNLPTIFETLADYGQMTKDTDLITEYVRQALSRQITKQYANNNEPLYVVTISGSVEKIVADGVQQTEHGNYLTLEPNDSQTIIDAVLYEVERMSEMGQMPILLCSPAVRMYIRHLLERYLPHVPVLSYNELEPSIEVQSVGVVNV encoded by the coding sequence ATGTCAGCAAAGGATTTAAGTGTACTATTAGGAGTCATATTAATAGTGGTTATGCTTATCATCCCATTGCCACCCGTGTTATTGGATGTTCTAATCATTATTAATATCTCTCTTGCTCTCCTAATCATATTAGTAGCAATGAATACAAAAGAGCCTTTGCAATTTTCAATTTTTCCAACACTACTACTTTTAGTTACATTATTTCGTTTAGGACTAAATGTCTCAACGACAAGATCCATACTCGGTGAAGGCCAAGCTGGTAATGTAATTGATACATTCGGCTCATTCGTAGTGGGGGGAAATGCGCTCGTCGGCTTCGTAGTTTTCTTAATATTAATTATTATTCAATTCGTTGTCATCACTAAGGGTGCGGAGCGCGTTTCAGAGGTAGGTGCTCGTTTTACTTTAGATGCAATGCCTGGAAAACAAATGAGTATTGATGCAGATTTGAACGCTGGGATGATATCTGATATCGAGGCAAAAGAGCGCCGACTGAAAATTGAAAGAGAAGCTGATTTTTATGGATCAATGGATGGAGCTAGTAAATTTGTTAAAGGTGATGCAATTGCAGGTATTGTTATTGTTATTATAAATATTATTTTTGGTTTAATAATCGGTATGATGCAACAAGGGCTTGATATAGGTGCGGCTGCGTCAAAATATACGCTATTAACAGTTGGAGATGGATTAGTCAGTCAAATTCCTGCACTTTTAATCTCAACAGCTACAGGTATTGTAGTTACTAGAGCAGCTTCTGAGGGGAATTTGGGAGACGATATAACAAACCAACTATTAGCTTATCCTAAAATGCTTTATATTGCTGGAGGTACAATTCTTTTACTGGGAATCTTTACTCCGATTAATTTAGGATTAACAACTCCGATTGGATTATTCTTAATCATTGGTGGCTATTTGTTATTAAAGAAAGAAGATCAGAAATTGTTCGAGGCAGAGGAAGCCGCAAGTGTTGAATCAGAAAATCATGAAGATATGAAATCTCCAGAGAGTGTAATTAACCTTCTTCAAGTGGATCCGATTGAATTTGAATTTGGTTATGGTCTTATTCCTTTAGCAGATGCCAATCAAGGCGGTGACTTATTAGACCGTGTTGTTATGATTAGACGTCAACTTGCCCTTGAATTAGGATTAATCGTTCCAGTTATTCGAATTCGGGATAATATTCAATTACAACCAAACGAATACTCAATAAAAATTAAAGGAAATGAAATTACAAGAGGAGAACTGTTACTTGATCATTTCATGGCAATGAGCCCAGGAATCGATGATGAAAGTATCGTTGGGATTGAAACAATTGAACCGGCCTTTGGAATGGCTGCGATTTGGATCAGTGAAGACGTAAAAGAGCAGGCTGAGTTATCTGGATATACGGTTGTAGATCCCCCTTCTGTTGTCTCAACGCATCTTACTGAGGTGATAAAACGTCACGCACATGAATTATTAGGTCGTCAAGAAACCAAGCAGTTAATCGATCATTTAAAAGAATCCTATCCTACATTGGTTGAAGATGTGACACCAAATCCACTCTCAATTGGCGAGGTCCAAAAAGTACTAGCTAATCTATTAAAAGAAAAAGTTTCTATTCGAAACTTACCAACGATCTTTGAAACATTAGCTGACTATGGCCAAATGACGAAAGATACGGATTTAATTACTGAATATGTTCGACAAGCTCTTTCACGACAAATTACAAAACAATACGCAAATAATAATGAACCTCTTTACGTTGTAACTATAAGTGGTTCTGTAGAAAAAATAGTTGCAGATGGAGTCCAGCAAACAGAACATGGAAATTACTTGACTTTAGAACCTAATGACTCGCAGACAATAATTGATGCAGTTCTTTATGAGGTAGAGCGAATGAGTGAGATGGGGCAAATGCCAATATTACTTTGTTCTCCAGCTGTTCGAATGTATATTCGACATTTACTTGAACGTTATTTACCTCATGTTCCAGTATTATCATATAATGAGCTTGAGCCTTCCATTGAGGTTCAAAGTGTAGGGGTGGTGAATGTATAG
- a CDS encoding chemotaxis protein CheW, protein MVEANNVAEMKVIVFQLQDEEYGIEVEYVRSIERVQHITRVPKTPDFVKGVINLRGVVTPIIDLRNRFGLEDLETTDSTRMIIVAVDHMEVGLIVDAANDVIDIPIEAIEPPPQVVGGVEADYLRGVAKLAKRLLILLNLDKVLAAQDFNEMNSTREKV, encoded by the coding sequence ATGGTTGAAGCAAATAATGTGGCAGAAATGAAAGTCATCGTTTTTCAGTTGCAGGATGAAGAATACGGAATAGAGGTCGAATACGTTCGTTCGATTGAAAGAGTTCAACATATTACTAGAGTACCTAAAACACCTGATTTTGTTAAAGGTGTTATCAATTTACGAGGGGTTGTTACTCCTATTATTGATTTAAGAAACAGGTTCGGGCTTGAGGATCTAGAAACAACCGATAGTACGAGAATGATTATTGTTGCTGTTGATCACATGGAGGTAGGTCTAATAGTTGATGCAGCTAACGATGTGATCGATATTCCTATTGAAGCAATAGAACCACCTCCGCAAGTTGTTGGTGGAGTTGAAGCGGATTACTTACGTGGTGTTGCGAAACTGGCTAAACGGTTACTTATATTATTAAATTTAGATAAAGTATTAGCTGCTCAAGATTTTAACGAAATGAATTCCACCAGGGAAAAAGTTTAA
- the fliP gene encoding flagellar type III secretion system pore protein FliP (The bacterial flagellar biogenesis protein FliP forms a type III secretion system (T3SS)-type pore required for flagellar assembly.), whose protein sequence is MISFIPALDIFSEEPQNVAATIQLLLLLTVLTLAPSILILMTSFTRIIIVLSFVRTGLATQQMPPNQVLIALALFITFFIMSPILAEVNETALQPLFNDELTQEEAFERAATPFKYFMAKHTREKDLALFMGYAGMERPNTIDDIPLTALVPAFAISELKTAFQIGFMVFVPFLVIDMVVASILMSMGMMMLPPVMIALPFKILLFVMVDGWYLVVRSLLLSF, encoded by the coding sequence ATGATTAGTTTTATTCCTGCCCTAGATATTTTTAGTGAAGAGCCCCAAAACGTGGCGGCTACAATCCAATTGCTATTACTATTAACAGTACTAACGCTGGCACCAAGCATCTTAATATTAATGACAAGTTTTACGAGGATCATTATCGTTTTATCCTTTGTTCGTACAGGGCTTGCAACACAACAAATGCCTCCGAACCAAGTATTAATTGCACTTGCACTATTTATCACGTTTTTTATTATGTCACCAATCTTGGCAGAAGTAAATGAAACAGCATTACAGCCATTATTCAATGATGAACTAACCCAAGAGGAAGCATTTGAAAGAGCCGCAACACCATTTAAGTACTTTATGGCTAAGCATACAAGAGAAAAAGATCTAGCTTTGTTTATGGGCTATGCTGGAATGGAGCGACCAAACACGATTGATGACATTCCGCTTACCGCGTTAGTACCTGCCTTTGCAATTAGTGAATTAAAGACTGCCTTCCAAATTGGATTTATGGTATTCGTACCATTTTTAGTGATTGATATGGTCGTCGCTAGTATTTTAATGTCGATGGGGATGATGATGCTTCCTCCAGTTATGATTGCCTTACCATTTAAAATATTGTTATTTGTAATGGTGGATGGCTGGTATTTAGTTGTAAGATCATTACTATTAAGTTTTTAA
- the fliQ gene encoding flagellar biosynthesis protein FliQ codes for MSEEFVISMAEKGVFTILVIAGPLLLIALGIGLAVSIFQATTQIQEQTLAFIPKIVGVLIALIVFGPWMLSHMITYAYEIFSNLHRFVG; via the coding sequence GTGAGTGAGGAATTTGTCATTTCAATGGCAGAAAAAGGGGTTTTTACAATCCTGGTAATTGCGGGTCCTTTGTTATTAATAGCTTTAGGAATAGGTCTAGCAGTGAGTATTTTTCAAGCAACAACTCAAATTCAAGAACAAACGTTGGCGTTTATTCCAAAAATTGTTGGGGTGTTAATAGCGCTTATCGTTTTTGGGCCCTGGATGCTTTCACATATGATCACCTATGCTTATGAAATTTTTAGTAATTTACATCGGTTTGTGGGCTAA
- a CDS encoding chemotaxis protein CheA, whose amino-acid sequence MDKNQYLDMFIDESKEHLQAMNDNLLKLENTPENMAIVNEIFRSAHTLKGMSATMGYEDLASLTHIMENVLDGIRNGKIGVSSEILDVVFEAVDDLEAMVVSIATGGDGKRDVKKVVAQLEKIEEADVVAVQDTVNNEIAATIEILDTNSLVLEETYDDFEITVLSQALEQGFLANQVKITLREDCILKAARVFMVFEVLEQVGEIIKSSPTVEALEEENFDYQFTVTLITKESNDDVINRILKVSEVDNVEVTNIDLGSNKYTYQEKESSQLESEEVPLNTSNDKNLVNPNKEEKSNNSASKTIRVNIDRLDILMNLFEELVIDRGRLEQIAKELKSTDLTETVEHMSRISGDLQSIILNMRMVPVEQVFNRFPRMVRGLAKDLGKKVNLEIIGADTELDRTVIDEIGDPLVHLLRNSLDHGIETPENRLNVNKSDEGNITLRAYHSGNHVFIEVSDDGSGINRDKVLKKAIATGVVSKENENKLTDKQVYELLFSSGLSTADKITDVSGRGVGLDVVKNKIESLGGSVTVDSVLGEGTTFSIQLPLTLSIISVMLVEVQNEKYAIPLSSIIETAIVKDEEILSAHNQKVIDFRGSVVPLMNLTDFFDVPKTRQENSYHSIVIIRKGEKMAALVVNSFIGQQEIVLKSLGNYLTNVVAISGATILGDGQVALIVDCNSLIK is encoded by the coding sequence GTGGATAAAAATCAATATTTAGATATGTTTATTGATGAAAGTAAAGAGCACTTACAAGCAATGAACGATAACTTATTAAAGCTTGAAAATACACCTGAAAATATGGCTATAGTAAATGAAATTTTTCGTTCAGCTCATACGTTAAAGGGCATGTCGGCTACGATGGGCTATGAAGATCTTGCAAGCTTGACACATATTATGGAAAATGTTCTTGATGGAATACGAAATGGTAAAATTGGTGTTTCAAGCGAGATTTTAGATGTTGTCTTTGAAGCGGTTGATGACTTAGAAGCAATGGTCGTATCAATTGCCACGGGTGGTGACGGTAAGCGTGATGTGAAGAAAGTCGTTGCCCAATTGGAAAAAATAGAGGAGGCTGATGTGGTTGCAGTACAGGATACGGTAAATAATGAAATTGCTGCTACTATAGAGATTCTTGACACTAATAGCCTTGTCTTAGAAGAAACTTATGACGACTTTGAGATCACTGTTTTGTCGCAAGCGCTGGAACAAGGTTTTCTAGCTAACCAAGTAAAGATTACTTTACGTGAGGATTGTATTCTAAAAGCAGCGCGGGTATTCATGGTATTTGAAGTTTTAGAACAAGTTGGTGAAATCATTAAATCTAGTCCAACTGTAGAGGCCCTAGAAGAAGAAAACTTTGACTATCAATTTACAGTGACACTTATAACAAAGGAATCCAATGATGACGTGATTAATCGCATTTTAAAAGTTTCCGAGGTAGATAACGTTGAAGTAACAAATATCGATCTAGGTTCCAATAAATATACATATCAAGAAAAAGAATCAAGTCAACTTGAGAGCGAAGAAGTTCCACTTAATACTAGTAATGATAAGAATTTAGTTAACCCTAACAAAGAAGAAAAGTCAAATAACTCAGCGAGCAAAACAATTAGGGTAAATATTGACAGACTAGATATTCTAATGAATTTATTTGAGGAATTAGTCATTGATCGTGGGCGTCTCGAACAAATTGCTAAAGAATTGAAAAGTACAGATTTGACAGAGACAGTCGAACATATGTCAAGAATATCAGGGGACCTACAAAGTATTATTTTAAATATGCGTATGGTACCGGTCGAACAAGTATTTAACCGCTTTCCGAGAATGGTCAGAGGCTTAGCAAAAGACTTAGGGAAAAAAGTAAACTTAGAAATCATTGGTGCAGACACAGAATTAGACAGAACGGTAATCGATGAAATTGGTGATCCACTTGTTCATTTGCTGAGAAATTCGCTCGACCATGGCATAGAAACTCCAGAAAACCGCTTAAATGTAAACAAGAGCGATGAAGGTAATATTACTCTGAGGGCGTATCATAGTGGAAACCATGTATTTATAGAGGTATCTGACGATGGATCAGGGATTAACCGTGACAAAGTCCTAAAGAAGGCAATTGCCACAGGTGTTGTTTCAAAGGAAAATGAGAATAAATTAACAGATAAACAAGTTTATGAATTATTGTTTTCTTCTGGATTAAGTACTGCTGACAAAATTACTGATGTTTCCGGACGAGGTGTCGGCTTAGACGTCGTAAAAAATAAAATTGAATCTTTAGGTGGTAGTGTAACCGTAGATTCTGTCTTAGGCGAGGGTACAACTTTTTCTATTCAATTACCATTAACATTATCAATCATATCAGTGATGCTAGTTGAAGTGCAAAATGAAAAGTATGCGATTCCGCTTTCTTCAATTATTGAAACGGCAATCGTAAAAGACGAGGAGATATTATCTGCACATAATCAAAAGGTGATTGACTTTAGAGGCAGTGTAGTTCCTCTTATGAATTTAACAGATTTCTTTGATGTGCCAAAGACAAGGCAAGAAAATTCGTATCATTCAATTGTTATTATCCGTAAAGGAGAGAAGATGGCAGCTTTAGTTGTTAATTCCTTTATCGGACAACAGGAAATTGTACTTAAATCATTAGGGAACTACTTGACAAATGTCGTTGCCATTTCTGGTGCAACAATTTTAGGTGACGGTCAAGTTGCTTTAATTGTTGATTGCAACTCACTTATTAAATAA
- a CDS encoding MinD/ParA family protein: MNDQAKNLRQMLEMASDTNIDTKVLAVVSGKGGVGKSNFSLNFAIDLMKVGKKVLLFDLDIGMANVDILMGVSPQFTILDMIERDLSILEIIEEGPEQLSFIAGGTGFSSLFQLNPRKLSRFLQQLELLNGKYDYIIFDMGAGISKDSLHFILAANEVIVVTTPEPTSITDAYALIKYIHLKDQDIPIAILVNQVDSPAEGKKTFENLKLVSSQFLQKDITLLGIIPFDMIVLKAVKAQVPFLLYSPSSKPSQSLKELIPRYLGVAGNELKVRSYTTFFSKIKQYLTEKRW, from the coding sequence ATGAATGATCAAGCAAAGAATTTACGACAAATGTTAGAGATGGCTAGTGATACGAATATAGATACGAAAGTGTTAGCCGTAGTAAGCGGTAAAGGCGGCGTAGGAAAATCTAATTTTTCGTTGAATTTTGCGATTGATCTTATGAAAGTAGGTAAGAAGGTTTTACTTTTTGACTTAGATATTGGTATGGCAAATGTTGACATATTAATGGGGGTTTCTCCTCAATTTACAATCCTTGATATGATTGAAAGAGATCTATCAATTTTGGAAATTATTGAGGAAGGTCCCGAACAGTTATCATTTATTGCCGGCGGAACAGGTTTTTCGTCGCTATTTCAATTAAACCCTCGTAAACTATCAAGATTTTTACAGCAACTTGAGCTATTGAATGGGAAGTACGATTATATTATTTTTGATATGGGTGCTGGAATTTCTAAGGATAGTTTACATTTTATTTTAGCGGCCAATGAAGTCATTGTTGTTACAACACCGGAACCAACATCGATTACTGATGCTTATGCTCTGATAAAATATATTCACTTAAAAGATCAGGATATTCCAATTGCCATCTTAGTTAATCAAGTTGACTCTCCTGCTGAAGGCAAGAAAACGTTCGAAAATTTAAAATTGGTATCAAGTCAATTCCTTCAAAAAGATATCACTCTATTAGGAATTATCCCTTTTGATATGATTGTACTGAAGGCAGTCAAAGCACAAGTACCATTTTTACTTTACTCACCTTCTAGTAAACCGAGTCAGTCTCTAAAAGAACTTATTCCGCGATATCTAGGTGTCGCAGGAAATGAGTTGAAAGTCCGTTCGTACACTACTTTCTTTAGTAAGATTAAACAATACCTTACAGAAAAAAGGTGGTGA
- the flhB gene encoding flagellar biosynthesis protein FlhB codes for MAFLSVDLQFFAQEKTENATPKKKQETRKKGQVAKSTDINTAIILLLIFIFLGLIGSFVGKKTVTFLQFMYQEYLLFQLTAENVQSLFLEITMQTVVIVAPIMLMAFLAAIFSNYLQVGFLFAPEAIKMKLSKLNPIQGFKRIYSVRAIVELLKSLLKIVLVGLVTFTILWFSIDQILILSLIPITDALSFVGTLTITMGVAVSILLIFLAVLDYLYQRYDHEKNIRMSKQDVKDEYKKTEGDPLIKSKIKEKQRQMAMQRMMQEVPKADVVITNPTHFAIALKYDGEKMDAPVVIAKGVDFIAQKIKGIAKNNEIIMVENRPLARALYEQTDIGDEVPEELFKAVAEVLAYVYRIKNKV; via the coding sequence ATGGCTTTTTTATCTGTAGACCTCCAGTTTTTTGCGCAAGAAAAAACTGAAAATGCAACACCGAAAAAAAAGCAAGAGACTAGAAAAAAAGGTCAAGTTGCGAAAAGTACGGATATTAATACTGCTATTATATTATTATTAATTTTTATATTTTTAGGATTAATTGGTAGTTTTGTTGGTAAAAAAACGGTTACCTTTTTACAGTTTATGTATCAAGAATATTTACTATTTCAACTGACCGCAGAAAATGTCCAGAGCTTATTTCTAGAGATTACAATGCAAACAGTGGTCATTGTCGCTCCGATCATGTTAATGGCGTTTCTTGCTGCTATTTTCAGTAATTACTTGCAAGTAGGTTTCTTATTTGCTCCTGAAGCGATCAAGATGAAACTGAGCAAACTTAATCCGATTCAAGGATTTAAAAGAATTTACTCAGTAAGGGCGATTGTTGAATTACTAAAATCACTACTAAAAATTGTACTTGTAGGTCTAGTAACTTTCACAATTTTGTGGTTTAGTATTGATCAAATCTTGATCTTATCATTAATTCCAATCACTGATGCACTTAGTTTTGTAGGAACGCTAACAATAACAATGGGTGTGGCGGTTTCAATTTTACTAATATTTTTGGCTGTCTTAGATTACTTATATCAACGCTACGATCATGAAAAAAATATCCGAATGTCAAAGCAAGATGTTAAAGATGAATACAAGAAAACTGAGGGAGATCCCTTAATAAAATCAAAGATTAAAGAAAAGCAAAGACAAATGGCGATGCAGCGCATGATGCAGGAAGTTCCTAAAGCTGATGTCGTGATTACAAACCCAACTCATTTTGCTATTGCCTTGAAGTATGATGGAGAGAAGATGGATGCGCCTGTCGTTATTGCCAAAGGTGTTGACTTTATTGCTCAAAAGATCAAAGGAATTGCAAAGAATAATGAGATTATTATGGTTGAAAATAGACCTTTAGCTAGAGCATTATACGAACAAACAGATATTGGGGATGAAGTCCCTGAAGAATTGTTTAAAGCTGTGGCTGAGGTTTTAGCATATGTTTATCGGATCAAGAACAAAGTCTAG
- a CDS encoding chemotaxis protein CheD: protein MDEIIKVGMAELNVAKSPQKLRTSGLGSCVGVVIYDEITKVSGMAHVMLPSSSLVKSELINKAKYADTALDVLLGRLNQLGAKKVQLKAKLAGGAQMFKFSTSSDMMRIGPRNVEAVKDKLKELNIRIVAEDVGGSSGRTIEFDPNTSKLSIRTVSQGVTEI, encoded by the coding sequence ATGGATGAAATCATTAAAGTTGGGATGGCTGAGTTAAATGTCGCAAAATCACCACAAAAACTTCGTACATCAGGATTAGGTTCTTGTGTTGGTGTAGTTATTTATGATGAAATAACAAAAGTCTCTGGAATGGCACATGTCATGTTACCAAGCTCTTCTTTAGTGAAGTCAGAATTAATAAATAAGGCTAAGTACGCCGATACCGCATTAGATGTATTGTTAGGCCGACTTAATCAGTTAGGTGCGAAGAAAGTACAGTTAAAAGCAAAGCTTGCTGGTGGAGCACAAATGTTCAAATTTTCAACTTCCAGCGATATGATGAGAATTGGTCCTAGAAATGTCGAGGCTGTAAAAGACAAGCTAAAAGAACTAAACATCCGTATTGTTGCTGAGGATGTTGGTGGTAGCAGTGGAAGAACGATTGAGTTCGATCCAAATACTAGTAAACTCTCAATTCGTACGGTGAGTCAAGGGGTTACAGAGATCTAA
- a CDS encoding chemotaxis protein CheC has product MYFLNQIQSYHLDILKEVGNIGAGHAATSLSKLLNKTIDMKVPAVRVVSFNEITELVGGSENVVAAIFLRIEGEAPGNMFFILPLEEATGLIRYLTGESDFDLNLPPYSDIGISALQEVGNILGGAYLSAFSDFTNLNMQPSVPALSVDMANAILSYGLLELSQVGDYAIVIETEILEKIDEYSQNTRGHFFLLPDPDSYEIIFQSLGVSING; this is encoded by the coding sequence ATGTATTTTCTTAACCAGATACAATCCTACCATTTAGATATTTTAAAGGAAGTCGGTAATATTGGTGCTGGACATGCTGCAACTTCATTATCTAAGCTTTTAAACAAAACAATTGATATGAAGGTACCCGCAGTTCGTGTTGTATCATTTAATGAGATCACAGAATTAGTTGGTGGATCAGAAAATGTCGTGGCAGCGATTTTTCTAAGGATAGAAGGCGAAGCGCCAGGGAATATGTTCTTCATTTTACCGTTAGAAGAGGCTACTGGTCTAATCCGATATTTAACCGGGGAGTCCGATTTTGATTTGAATTTACCTCCCTATTCAGACATAGGCATATCTGCTTTACAAGAAGTCGGTAATATTTTAGGAGGTGCTTATTTATCGGCATTTTCCGATTTTACAAACTTAAATATGCAGCCTTCCGTTCCTGCATTAAGTGTTGATATGGCCAATGCCATCTTAAGTTATGGCCTATTAGAGCTATCTCAAGTAGGAGATTATGCAATTGTCATAGAAACTGAAATTCTAGAGAAGATAGATGAATATTCCCAAAATACGAGGGGACACTTCTTCTTACTTCCTGATCCAGATTCTTATGAGATAATCTTTCAATCACTAGGAGTTTCTATCAATGGATGA